The following are from one region of the Luteimonas sp. MC1572 genome:
- the ligD gene encoding DNA ligase D: MSLREYARKRRFDGTPEPSGEAPTSVGHRPIFVVQLHHASSRHYDFRLEADGALKSWAVPKGPSLRAGEKRLAVEVEDHPLSYASFAGDIPEGHYGAGHVDVFDHGHWACDGDPLEGIAAGKLDFTLSGSKLKGAWKLVRTKKAGRQAQWLLMKRSDAHAADMEADDLVEAPSKPRPVAKTTKAAKAAKPAKPAKPRAPRKADARWRKAALALSGAKGTGVPAGFEPQLCTLRGAAPPGDDWLHEIKWDGYRLMVDMVDGVARLRSRGGLDWDKTFPEVAEAVAALPVSDACLDGELVVLGPDGHSDFSELQRVIDGTSKAALRYLVFDLVGLAGIDLRDSPLTERKTLLKSLLPAAPHLLAYSDHVVGHGAEVFAETGRQGIEGVICKRADSLYRGGRGNDWLKVKHESADEFVVVGYTDPKRSRTGFGSLLMATRERGGLRYVGRVGTGFDDAMLRDLTVRLRKLEQKQATVELPGHIALPLRTVHWVRPELVAEVAFRGWAKEGLLRQAAFKRLRIDKAARDVEEPQVARDEVTAGRITSPDRVVFEGAKYTKGDVAEYYRSVADWMLPELAGRPLSLLRCPDGTKGQCFFQKHHAESLGDDVRSIVLKQKSGKEPYLYIDDIAGVIDLVQMNTLEFHPWGSRVDDPELPDRLVFDLDPGEGLGWADVVRSARDVRARLAEAGLESFVRLSGGKGAHVVAPITRGPDWDDVRAFCGGFAEAMALQAPDRYVATMSKAKRSGKMFIDWLRNARGATSVASWSLRARKGAPVAAPIRWDELGKVAGPAAFDLAKAKQRAARLRKDPWEGFATLEQELPSWE, encoded by the coding sequence GTGAGCCTGCGCGAATACGCCCGCAAGCGGCGCTTCGACGGGACCCCCGAGCCGTCGGGTGAAGCCCCGACCAGCGTCGGCCACCGCCCGATCTTCGTGGTGCAGCTGCACCACGCCAGCAGCCGCCACTACGATTTCCGCCTCGAGGCCGATGGCGCGCTGAAGAGTTGGGCCGTGCCGAAAGGCCCTTCGCTGCGCGCCGGGGAAAAGCGCCTGGCGGTGGAGGTGGAAGATCATCCGCTGTCCTACGCCAGCTTTGCCGGCGACATCCCCGAAGGGCATTACGGCGCCGGCCACGTGGATGTCTTCGACCATGGCCATTGGGCCTGCGACGGCGACCCGCTCGAGGGCATCGCCGCGGGCAAGCTCGACTTCACCCTCAGTGGCAGCAAGCTGAAGGGTGCGTGGAAGCTGGTGCGCACGAAGAAGGCGGGGCGCCAGGCGCAATGGCTGCTGATGAAGCGCAGCGACGCGCATGCCGCGGACATGGAGGCCGACGACCTGGTGGAGGCGCCGTCGAAACCGCGCCCCGTCGCGAAGACCACCAAGGCCGCGAAGGCCGCCAAGCCCGCCAAGCCCGCCAAGCCCCGCGCCCCGCGCAAGGCCGACGCGCGCTGGCGCAAGGCCGCGCTGGCGCTTTCGGGCGCGAAGGGCACGGGCGTTCCCGCCGGCTTCGAGCCGCAGCTTTGCACGCTGCGGGGTGCGGCACCGCCGGGCGACGACTGGCTGCACGAGATCAAATGGGACGGCTACAGGCTGATGGTCGACATGGTCGATGGCGTGGCGCGCCTGCGCTCTCGCGGTGGTTTGGACTGGGACAAGACCTTCCCCGAAGTCGCCGAAGCCGTCGCCGCGCTGCCGGTGTCCGACGCCTGCCTGGATGGCGAGCTGGTGGTGCTCGGCCCCGACGGCCACAGCGATTTCTCCGAGCTGCAGCGGGTGATCGACGGCACCTCGAAGGCCGCGCTGCGCTACCTGGTATTCGATCTCGTCGGCCTGGCCGGCATCGACCTGCGCGACTCGCCGCTGACCGAGCGCAAGACGCTGCTGAAGTCGCTGCTGCCCGCGGCGCCGCACCTGCTGGCCTACAGCGACCACGTCGTCGGCCATGGTGCCGAGGTGTTCGCCGAGACCGGACGCCAAGGCATCGAGGGCGTCATCTGCAAGCGTGCCGACAGTCTCTACCGAGGTGGCCGCGGCAACGACTGGCTGAAGGTGAAGCACGAGTCGGCCGACGAGTTCGTGGTAGTCGGCTACACCGATCCCAAGCGCAGCCGCACCGGCTTCGGCTCGCTGCTGATGGCCACGCGCGAGCGCGGCGGGCTGCGCTACGTGGGGCGCGTGGGCACCGGCTTCGACGACGCCATGCTGCGTGACCTCACCGTGCGGTTGCGCAAGCTGGAGCAGAAGCAGGCGACGGTGGAGCTGCCCGGCCATATCGCGCTGCCGCTGCGCACCGTGCACTGGGTGCGCCCCGAGCTCGTGGCCGAAGTGGCGTTCCGCGGCTGGGCCAAGGAGGGCCTGCTGCGCCAGGCGGCCTTCAAGCGCCTGCGCATCGACAAGGCGGCGCGAGACGTGGAGGAACCGCAGGTGGCGAGGGACGAAGTGACGGCTGGGCGCATCACCAGCCCGGACCGGGTGGTGTTCGAAGGCGCCAAGTACACCAAGGGCGACGTGGCCGAGTACTACCGCAGCGTCGCCGACTGGATGCTGCCGGAACTGGCCGGGCGCCCGCTTTCGCTGTTGCGCTGCCCTGACGGCACCAAGGGCCAGTGCTTCTTCCAGAAGCACCACGCCGAGAGTCTCGGCGACGACGTGCGCTCGATCGTGCTGAAGCAGAAGAGCGGCAAGGAACCGTACCTCTACATCGACGATATCGCCGGCGTGATCGACCTGGTGCAGATGAACACGCTGGAGTTCCATCCCTGGGGTTCGCGGGTCGACGATCCCGAGTTGCCGGACCGGCTGGTGTTCGACCTCGACCCCGGCGAAGGGCTGGGCTGGGCGGACGTGGTGCGTTCGGCGCGCGATGTGCGCGCGCGGCTCGCCGAAGCCGGCCTCGAGAGCTTCGTGCGGCTGTCGGGCGGCAAGGGCGCGCACGTGGTGGCGCCGATCACGCGCGGCCCGGACTGGGACGACGTGCGCGCGTTCTGCGGTGGCTTTGCCGAAGCGATGGCCTTGCAGGCACCGGACCGCTACGTGGCCACCATGTCCAAGGCCAAGCGCTCCGGAAAGATGTTCATCGACTGGCTGCGCAACGCCCGCGGCGCCACCAGCGTGGCGTCGTGGTCGCTGCGCGCGCGCAAGGGCGCGCCGGTGGCGGCGCCGATCCGCTGGGACGAGCTGGGCAAGGTGGCCGGGCCCGCGGCGTTCGACCTCGCCAAGGCGAAGCAGCGGGCCGCGCGCTTGCGCAAGGATCCGTGGGAAGGATTCGCAACGCTTGAGCAGGAACTGCCGAGCTGGGAGTGA
- the dinG gene encoding ATP-dependent DNA helicase DinG — MNDSGPQPTAQQATATTRVLTEALKTDIRAAYSSLQDNTPGFSTRRAQSHMIGVVSRALATSGGIGIAEAPTGVGKSLAYLTAGVPIALATGKKLIISTGTVALQSQLVERDIPAFLAATGLQARVALAKGRTRYLCTRNAAEMQGGSSQDAMFPDEEPLYDRPLSPFEIEAATRLLEAYTDRLWDGDLDAAPEVVSPALRSQITTPASACAGRRCGYAAQCPVLTARTTVREAQIVVTNHALLLSSLSLGDAENSQPLLAAPADMLLVLDEGHHVASVAIDQGAARLPLGDMAKRVARMQGLVTASYRLVGKETIGTLLPSDAVELAARVAKALKAFRVELEHAWTPEPGDRDPMWRAPHGRLPVDWMPAVEELGDDTRSLFNWVHAAQQMVAKSKQDDPAKERLQRNLGMALEMVEEQHALWSGWRREDREGSPPMARWLTQARDGDLVCHCSPVSAAQVLRQLLWKDVDSVVMTSATLTGGGDFQAFAIDTGLPDHAEMVSLPSPFDLPRQAQLIIPKFPATPDDREGHPAAVADYLERELDWGKGSMVLFTSRWKMEKVAELMSDARRRQILVQGMGNKSQTVADHVARIAAGKGSVLFGLNSFGEGLDLPGEACTTVVITQVPFSVPTDPQTATLSEWLESRGHNAFNLIAVPHALRTLTQFAGRLIRTSTDTGRVIILDSRLLTRRYGKRIIDALPPFERVIG, encoded by the coding sequence ATGAATGATTCCGGGCCGCAGCCCACGGCCCAACAGGCCACCGCCACCACGCGCGTCCTCACCGAAGCACTGAAGACCGACATCCGCGCCGCCTACAGCAGCCTGCAGGACAACACGCCCGGCTTCAGCACGCGGCGTGCGCAGAGCCACATGATCGGCGTGGTCTCGCGGGCTCTGGCTACCAGCGGCGGCATCGGCATTGCCGAAGCGCCGACCGGCGTCGGCAAGAGCCTCGCCTACCTGACCGCCGGCGTGCCGATCGCGCTGGCCACCGGCAAGAAGCTGATCATCAGCACCGGCACCGTCGCCCTGCAGTCGCAGCTGGTCGAGCGTGACATTCCGGCGTTCCTCGCCGCGACCGGGTTGCAGGCACGCGTGGCGCTGGCCAAGGGCCGCACGCGCTACCTGTGCACGCGCAACGCCGCCGAAATGCAGGGCGGATCGAGCCAGGATGCGATGTTCCCCGACGAGGAGCCGCTGTACGACCGTCCGCTGTCCCCGTTCGAGATCGAAGCCGCGACGCGCCTCCTCGAGGCATATACCGATCGCCTGTGGGACGGCGACCTGGATGCCGCGCCGGAAGTCGTCAGCCCTGCCCTGCGCAGCCAGATCACCACGCCGGCATCGGCCTGCGCGGGACGTCGCTGCGGCTATGCCGCGCAGTGCCCGGTGCTGACCGCGCGCACCACCGTGCGCGAGGCGCAGATCGTGGTCACCAACCACGCCCTCCTGCTGTCGTCGCTGTCGCTGGGGGATGCGGAAAACAGCCAGCCCTTGCTGGCGGCGCCCGCGGACATGCTGCTGGTGCTCGATGAAGGCCACCACGTTGCCAGCGTCGCCATCGACCAGGGCGCGGCGCGCCTGCCGCTGGGCGACATGGCCAAGCGCGTGGCGCGGATGCAGGGCCTGGTGACCGCCAGCTACCGTCTGGTCGGCAAGGAGACGATCGGCACGCTGCTGCCGAGCGACGCCGTCGAGCTGGCGGCGCGCGTCGCCAAGGCGCTCAAGGCGTTCCGCGTCGAACTCGAACACGCCTGGACTCCCGAACCCGGCGATCGCGATCCGATGTGGCGCGCGCCGCACGGCCGCCTGCCGGTGGACTGGATGCCCGCCGTGGAAGAGCTCGGCGACGACACCCGCAGCCTGTTCAACTGGGTGCACGCCGCGCAGCAGATGGTCGCCAAGTCGAAGCAGGATGATCCGGCCAAGGAGCGCCTGCAGCGCAACCTGGGCATGGCCCTGGAGATGGTCGAGGAACAGCACGCGCTGTGGTCGGGCTGGCGCCGCGAAGACCGCGAGGGTTCGCCGCCCATGGCGCGCTGGCTGACCCAGGCCCGCGACGGCGACCTGGTCTGCCACTGCTCGCCGGTCTCGGCCGCGCAGGTGCTGCGCCAGCTGCTGTGGAAGGACGTCGACTCGGTGGTGATGACATCGGCAACGCTCACCGGCGGCGGCGATTTCCAGGCGTTCGCCATCGATACCGGGCTGCCGGATCACGCCGAGATGGTGAGCCTGCCCTCGCCGTTCGACCTGCCGCGCCAGGCGCAGTTGATCATCCCGAAGTTTCCGGCCACGCCCGATGACCGCGAAGGCCATCCCGCGGCCGTCGCCGACTACCTCGAGCGCGAGCTGGACTGGGGCAAGGGCAGCATGGTGCTGTTCACCTCGCGCTGGAAAATGGAAAAAGTCGCGGAGCTGATGTCGGATGCGCGCCGCAGGCAGATCCTCGTCCAAGGCATGGGCAACAAGTCGCAGACGGTTGCCGACCACGTGGCACGGATCGCCGCCGGCAAGGGTTCCGTGCTGTTCGGCCTGAACTCGTTCGGCGAGGGCCTCGACCTGCCGGGAGAGGCGTGCACCACGGTGGTGATCACCCAGGTGCCGTTCTCGGTGCCGACCGACCCGCAGACCGCCACCTTGAGCGAATGGCTGGAGAGCCGCGGCCACAACGCCTTCAACCTGATCGCGGTGCCGCACGCGCTGCGCACGCTGACCCAGTTCGCCGGGCGGCTGATCCGCACGTCCACCGATACCGGGCGCGTGATCATCCTCGACTCGCGGCTCCTCACCCGGCGTTACGGCAAGCGCATCATCGACGCGTTGCCGCCGTTCGAGCGCGTGATCGGCTGA
- a CDS encoding SDR family oxidoreductase: MAKKTTKRKAATAATVASDDGTSATVARQRDIQSKADAASRRVSKKAGKKAAKKATQAGTRRQPENPMPAQHLPKPGHEHALALAPRFEAPDYVGSGKLEGMAAIITGGDSGIGRAVAVLFAREGADVAVMHLDEDEDAALTKRHVEAEGRRCLVIAGDVRDPKFCKKAVRKAVKAFGRLDVLVNNAAFQQHVERLEDLGNRHLQETLQTNIAGYFHMARAALPHMERGASIINTGSETGIFGSPKLLDYSATKGAIHAFTMSLASNLLERGIRVNCVAPGPVWTPLNPADKAPEDVAEFGKDSDMKRPAQPEEVSPAYVFLASPVMSSYVNGVILPVMGGPRG, encoded by the coding sequence ATGGCGAAGAAGACGACCAAGCGCAAGGCAGCCACGGCTGCGACGGTGGCGAGCGACGACGGCACCAGCGCCACGGTGGCGCGCCAGCGCGACATCCAGTCGAAGGCCGACGCCGCCTCCAGGCGCGTGTCGAAGAAGGCGGGCAAAAAGGCCGCCAAAAAAGCGACACAGGCCGGCACGCGTCGACAGCCCGAGAATCCGATGCCCGCGCAGCACTTGCCCAAGCCGGGTCACGAGCATGCGCTGGCGCTCGCGCCGCGGTTCGAGGCGCCCGACTACGTCGGCAGCGGGAAGCTCGAGGGCATGGCGGCCATCATCACCGGCGGCGATTCCGGCATCGGTCGCGCGGTGGCGGTGCTGTTCGCGCGCGAAGGCGCCGATGTCGCGGTGATGCACCTGGACGAAGACGAAGACGCCGCGCTCACCAAGCGCCACGTCGAGGCCGAAGGCCGGCGCTGCCTGGTCATCGCAGGCGACGTGCGCGACCCGAAGTTCTGCAAGAAGGCGGTGCGCAAGGCGGTGAAGGCATTCGGCCGGCTGGACGTGCTGGTCAACAATGCCGCCTTCCAGCAGCACGTCGAGCGCCTGGAAGACCTGGGCAACCGTCATCTGCAGGAAACGCTGCAGACCAACATCGCCGGCTACTTCCACATGGCGCGCGCCGCGCTGCCGCACATGGAGCGCGGCGCCAGCATCATCAACACCGGCTCGGAGACCGGCATCTTCGGCAGCCCAAAGCTTCTGGATTACTCGGCCACCAAGGGCGCCATCCACGCATTCACGATGTCGCTGGCGTCCAACCTGCTGGAGCGCGGCATCCGCGTTAACTGCGTCGCCCCAGGTCCCGTGTGGACACCGCTCAACCCGGCCGACAAGGCGCCCGAGGACGTCGCCGAGTTCGGCAAGGACAGCGACATGAAACGCCCGGCGCAGCCCGAGGAAGTGTCACCGGCGTATGTGTTCCTGGCATCACCGGTGATGTCGTCGTACGTCAACGGCGTGATCCTGCCGGTGATGGGCGGGCCGCGTGGTTGA